The region ACATCGGTGTGTTGAATTCACCCCAAACACTTTTGTTTCGAAACTCATGCTAATTGGTCGGGTTAGCTCTGCATTTGACTTAGCTTATAATGAACATGACTTGAAGGTTGCCACCACCCTCTGTGTTTTGAAGGAACTGTATTCTGAAGCAGGATGTATTAGAACAGCCAGACCTTATACTTGAATGACCGTTGGTGTAATATGGTGAGCTTTGCTCAGTAGATACTATCTTGTGCTGTTGTAAACCACACAATCACCACCAACAGGAAATTATGATGTGACTATTTTATGATAGCATCTAATGGTACCACCCAAATCATGATCCCGTACCTATTTTATGAGTTTTAAATATAGATGATCAATTCAGGTCCAAAACGCTTCTTTAAATGAATGATACTACACAATCACCACCAACAGGAAATCATATTTCTGTTGCTTgcacataaaaaaaaagttatttacTTGCCATTAAAAGCACAAATTGATTACAACTAAAAAGGCGCAGTAATTGTAACAGATCAAAACTTTGACGATACTCTTATATTCCATTTCCAACACAGGTGAAAATTCTTAAAAGGGGAGGATTTAGGCAGGATATCCGTCATTAGGgagaattttttttcatataacTACAAATGAGGGAAACACGCGACTTGCATACGCGTCTTTAAGAGACACTCGGTCTTTGGAAAGGTGCTCAGTTTCTTGCTACTCATTTCTTTCTGGCAATAAGCTGTAAGTCGGTAAGCACCTGGAATGTGTAGAGTAGATAACTCATTTATCTTGGGATTATCTGACCTAAAATGTGTTCTTATCCTGTGGTCGATGCATGTAAAATAATTTTGTGGTTGGCAGGTGCATTTGTGATGAAagattaaaatgaattatccgATTATGTCTAGTTTATTAAACCAAAACGTGGAAATGTTTTAGATATATTCAGATGGGATTTGGGTCCAGATTATCAATCGTGTAATATTTCAGTCAGATTAAACCATAACTTGGCACATAATTACATAAAGGTTTGTGATCGTTGCCACAATTAGTATGTTAAAATCCCAAATGATTCAAGAACAATGGCTAAGAAACAAGAGCAAGCCAAATCCCAGCACCATCACACAAATATTTGCAGTGCCGCACCCATAAGTCTACACATTATAAGACTGTAGCTCAAGCATATATGATTCATCGCAACATGCATCAAAGTTTCATCGCAACATGATTTAACACTTATGTTCGATTTTGCGATGGCATCCTCTCAGACCCATGCCTCTGCCTCGGTCTAACACCATAATTGGATGAAGGGTGGTGGAAAGGTGCCCAGATTGAATCCCTATCAACCTGGGTCACATGGAAGCCGGGCTGCTGCTCGCGCTCCCAACCCTGAAAGTGGTCGCGTGGGGGACGTTCAGCATCTTGAAAACTTATTCCAGATGGGTTCGACGAAAAGAAGTAAAATCCATCCGATGATGAGGCTACTGGGGAAACTTGATGCAAACCCCTATGGCTGGCAGATCTACGTCCGGCGGAAACAAGCGAGGCACGTGCACTACTGGATTGCTGGAAATGAGCTTGAAGTGGAGGACGGTCACGGGGCCGAGCAACTGTACCAGGGTACGGTGGAAGCACTGATGAGGTGATAGCTCTACTAGCGGCGCTGTCAGAAAACATCAAACTGATTCATCAATCTCCTTCCCATTTTTCTTATCAGTGCCAATGGGGCTAATACCAATACCAACATATTTCCACTCATGATGACCTGAAGTTGATACCAAAATTAAAGTTTGATCAATTACTAACCTGTGACCAACGACGAAAGGATGCATTCCATGTCTGACGGATGGAATAGGTGGTTGATCTGCACTACCAATTCGGTTGGTTGCAGCAACATGAGAAGGGTGGTCCCAATTGTTGTGATAATGGGCATCCACTGAAGGGGAAGCATACGAGTTCCGTACTTCACTTGGAGCAGACAGCCCACTCCAATGATTACTAAAATTGGACCCGTCAGATACATTCCCACTGGATGTTGAAGTTGTCCCAAAATAAGCAATATATGGACAAGGATGAGTTGTAGAGGACGCGGGTCCATGTTCCACAAAGTGAGCATGGTGTCCGACATGATCATGGTCTACAAAACAAACCACCATCTTATTACAAACTTAGTAAGCCTTAACAGTAACTTAAGGAAAAAAACTTACACGCACTTGATGGAAATTCTCCTTCACTGCAAATACAAACAAATAACAAAGACTTGTTAACTGGGTAGGTACAAGGGGAAAGATAATAGTTGAACTGACAGACAACAAATATGTAATGCAGCATTAATGCCAAAGAGATACAAAAGGTAAAATCTTCAGCACAATTGGGACTGAAAACTCTCCAACATCCACCATACTGGCACTTACATATCAGCATGTGCTCTTTGTAGATAAAATATTCTACATAAGAAATGGAGAACCATTCTATTGGAATAGGTGTGTTCAATTTATAAAATGAAGATTTCCGAAACCTTGTTAAAACGAGCACATACAATAGCAGGGGGAAAACCGGCTGAAGTAATTTCTACAAACACAAACCTAGCTGAAATTGATACAAAATTCACTACAGGCTTCATAAAATCTAGGGCAGGCACAAAAGATATGGTTGTTCGAGCCCCAGCTGATTTAAGCAAAGCGAAATTTCTCACAGCCAACAACCAACATGCGCTTTCAGGAATTAAAGATTCATATTCCAGACTCCACAAAATCCAGTTATACTGGGCACATGCATGTATGATCAAATACCAGCTGGAATAAATGTCATAATATATTAATCTCTATTGTTATAGAATTCTAGCACTGGTTCACAAACATTCAATAGAAAATGGAATCGTTAGTGGTGAAAAAGAGATACCATCTGTACTTGAACACCCAGGGGAGACATACTATGAAATTCGAGGTCAACATCAAACTTATAAGGTTAGAAGAGGCTTACTCAAAAGATGACGGAAGCCTAGTTAAACCACTGAAAGGACACCAGTGAACTCCAAACGTCTGTAGAATCAAAGTAAACAAAGATCGTTGATATATAAATTCTAAATCTGAAATTTAGACTAATCACTAGGGAGAACAAAGTGGAGTAGTGGACAAAGGATAGAACTCATATCTACCACCACCAACTTTTACAAGCTGCACAATTTCAACAAATTAGCACATTCAAATAACTCAAAATCATGCAAGAAGTTAATGACGTAACACATCTTATAAAGCATAGCCTCATTAGAACAAAAATGTACTCATAGAGATGAAATTGGAGAGGTATATCATCTAGGATGGTACAACGAGAAAAAGGCTCAAGATTATGCTACTTGAATTCAATAGTTAGGTAGATTCGATGAGGAAAAAGCGGACCATTTACTTGACTAAGGACAGAAGATGGTATTTCCCAACGGCAAAAATCATTATACCCTCACAATCATgaataaattcagaaaattacCATTTCAGAATAATTTAGATCGTACAGATCCTCGTCATGTGCCCAATCATCTGTGCTAAACTCAGGCAACTGACGACCACCATTTGCATAGAGCCATTGTCCTTTCTCAATTTTCCGGCAGTTAGGGCACTGCATTGCTCCCTTTACGTTAAACGCAGAGCCTATGCAATCTGCCAGATCAcacaatgaaataaataaattataacacaACAATGCATACAAACACATCAACAACAGCATTCTGATTCTCGAAACCCTCATCAACTACAGTGTACATCTCATGCTTCATATGAGAATAggcatgaaattaaaaataggTGCCACAACAAAACCAAGAGGATGGTCAATGAATTAAAAGAACCTCAAGCTGAGAAACTGTTCTTCAAAGACAAAGTAAAAACGAAATGACAAAAACAACTCAAGAGATTTAACATGTTTACGTTACAACCATGGTTCTAAAATAACCAAAACTCCCTAAGTGCCAAATACCCCCTTAAGATTTTTATTTGCATTAATATACCCCCAGATAAATATACACACAAAATGCACTCACTAAGGATGAAAATTGATAAGATACAAACTTGGTATTCCTACAAAAGTTGAGTCCTCAATGGTAGCTCTTTAAGAAATTATAGATATATCTTGTATCCCCAAAAGAAAATCTAAAATGATACATTCTATGTTGACAATTGTTTTGATTCATTTGGCATTGGTGAACTTCTTTAAGATCAAACATGATAGTAATTATCTAGATAAACACAAAAGTAGGCGAGAAAAGTGCTTGACAAAAACCAACAAAGTTTCTAGTTGAATCCCTGGTAGAAGTAAAACTATTTGATTATGCGTTCAACTTCATAAATGGCATAATCGTAAAAGCAGTGTGAAACTTGCATCAGATCCAACAATTTCGAGATCCGGCAATTGAACTGCATTACTATGAGCTCTCTGTTACCATTATCACTCcatagagagagagacagatttAGTGCATTCATCACTATGCAGACTTCAGTCACACCAAAACATACAAGTCCATCCTAACCACAACTCTTCCCCGTAGATTATCAGTGATTAGTAGACAAATGAACATATAAAGAATCACCCACCACGGCACCACCTCAAATCCTCAATCAACCCAATCCACAAGATGTTGTTGATTATCAATTATAATATTCCCCCGTCCACAAAAAAAGAGTCATTTTCTGCCAGTTTGGTTTGCTCACCAAAAATAGTCACTTTCTATCTATAGTAACTACATGTGCATGGGACCCAATCCATAAGATGAACATGTAACGAATCACCCACCACCTCGATTAACCCAATCCACAAGATGTCAGTAATCATTAACtataatactccttccatccacAAAAAAATGGTCACTTTCCACCATATGGGTTACTCACAAAAAATAGACACTTTCTATCTATAGTAAATACATATACGTGGGACACATTCTGCACCCACTTTCTTCACTTACAATACATGGTTTAATcattaaaaatactactccctccgtcccaactaagttgagtcggaTTCctctttgggatgtcccaactaagttgagtcatttctttttctaacaaaaaaacaaaacattcaatcacacttactttattccactatctactttactctctctttatctttcctactttattcctctcttctacttttcaacacaatttcttaatctccgtgcccaaaagttatgtctcaacttagttgggacggagggagtatatgatgaGACCATTCTCAATTCACAACAATAGCACCAATGATGACTATTTTTTGCGGACCAAAGGAAGTAGTGTAAAGTGAATGTCCCCATTATTCATCAGGAGACCCTCAGAATAACAGGGTACATTCAGGTCTCCCACAATTGTATTACTTGGATAAATTAGAAATGCTAAATTACACCAAGCATTGGATATATACACAGAACTAACCTCCCCAATTCTCTGCGGGTGGCAAGTAAACTTTGATTTTCAATTCAATAGGTCATCTTTACAGCTAATGTTTGCTCTGCAGCTCCGAAGAACTGAAATTCACATGAAAACTTGACTCCCATATCCTAAAACAGGTCAACTAAACCCATGAATGAATATTCCAAACTATCCGCATAATTCCGTACAATGAACTCCATTTTTCTAAATTTTCAATCTCAGCAACtcttatatttaaataaaaaaattatcttttCACCTAAACTAAGTTATATATCCAGCCATCGCCCGTAAATCATTTGcacccaaaaaaaaacaaagaaaaaaaattaacagtTGTAACGGAGTaaggaaaaatcaaaatttgcaaccaaaaaaataaatgaaaatgtaaTGGAGTAAGGCAGATAAAATATGTCAGATCTTAAGAGCAAATTGCGAAATTCATCACCCACCGAGATGAAATTGATGGCCGCATTGAAGCTTCGCCCAGGATCTGTTGCCGGCATCCGTCACCACATCCAAGCAAATCGAGCATGGCACAACTGCATCTGACACCTTGTCACCACTGTCGCCGTCGTCGAGAAGATCGGCATCGCCCAGCCCCATAATTTAATGTATATAATCCAAAATTCACATAAATCCCACCACTCTATTACGATCTAGCAATGAAATGGCAACGTAATCCAAAGAAAGTTGAAACTAAATAGAATTGAAACCGAATTATTAACGAATTCAGATGAAAttagataggaatttggaaacTGCTCCGGAGACGTAAAGGAGAAATTGTGAACCAGTTATATTTTTGtgtctttttcaatttttttagatAATAATTTTGTCTGTTGTGAGGAAATGAGGTGAATTAGCTCGACGCTTTAATTGAACTGTTGGCGGACTTTAACTTCACCTGACATTTATTTTGTCCTATTCTCAATATTATTTCACTCCAATTTTCAGAAATATAGTATTATGGattaactttaaaaattgtTCACTTTTTAGTTTTGGTTCAAAATATTATGTACCCACCTAATACCTTCGTGTTTCTAATTTATAAAATTGgtccatttttttgttttttaccaAGTCATAAAAAATTGACGGTCAAATGGAATTAAGTTAATTTTATCCAATTATTATAACTATCCAcgattaataaaaattttaatggaGTCTTACCTAAAAATATTGACCTAATTTTTAATGTTGTGGTGTAGGCTGATTTTAGGCATTGTAATAagaaaattacatttttattaAGATTATCATTAAAACGGTTAGTGTGCAACCAAATGTATAAGAATGTTTGAAAATTTGTAATACTCATTGCTTCTTAAAATGATGAATAATATGTTTAATTTGCACTGCCAGATTTATAATCTAAATGATTCAAATTGCATTTCATAACATTAACATAAAAAGTTCCTACAAcaagaaataaacaaatactACGCACGTACATTACAatcctaattaatttatttattgctCTATTATTCTTCTTGATTCAtgataaaaatcaaaataagccTTTTACTTTGAGATCTAAATAATGACGTTGAATGTGTGTGAGTTGGTCAGGCGGTAGAGAGGTCAATAAACGcgacctttaaatttatgttcatttaatATTTGTATACTTAATATTCTCTCTTATCACTATCTCTCCTATCTCTCCTCAGTCATCCCCtaaaaccaatgttttaaaaaccggatcGGACCGCGGAACGGCAGGTAGTCCGGTCTGGCTCGCCTCTTTATACCAGCACCACATTGGACCGCCGTGAACCTGTGGAACCGGCCGGCTGGACCAGTCGGTTTGTGAACCGaaaaccgattttttatttttttgtcaaaattttctaaaatttattGTTGGTAGGGCTTAAATACATGATCACTCCTCTAATTAACAAGAtctctaccactccaccacaagggtctcattgaacaatttgaacattaaatgTTTGTatacattaaattttttttatctacataaaataataattcttttcaattttatattctttaatataattgttaattataatatataattatcatcctctAAATTTTAGTGATACTTTACTTGtcactaatattattatttccaTATAtggttcattatttactataaataaatatttctatagtatatatttaatttatataccctaaCTATTGATATTAATGAATATTCTTATCTAAATTAAGTAAtgattcatatttaattatattattattttaccaCATAAACGTTTTTGAATTAATATgaactttatctattttaatatatGAAATATAAGATTTTTTATGTAcactaaataataatttatatatttgataatatttattgaattttaatatatttgtatttatatagaacaaattatctataaggtttaatgttttgtgatatattactAATTATCttcataatatattttttgtattatatatatttaattatatatatttgtaacAGTAAAACGATTCAACAAGTAGCTTcaccggttcgcttgccggtccggtttttaaaataTTGCCTAAAACCATGCAATTTAAGACAAAGCCACTAACCATGTAAAGCTCTActaatttattagtactataaaatattattctGGTGTCTTTGACTAAAATTTATAAGaaacaaaatattaaactaAAAGAATATTCCAATTGTCGAAAAAAATAGCGCATACAATTTTTTACAGTATGCAACTTTGAAATGTTTCACAAAATAGagtatattaaattattctatATTTTATTCATGCGATTTATATGTGTGTAGATTATATCTCACgcaagtactttagactctttcTTACCCTATTTATTCCTATAATTTTAgagtttatatatttttttatttgagtatttaaatgaaaatttcattattctttttcttttttaatgtactaagtatatttttttatacaccCCACTTTCCACCCTTGCAAAAATATAACTcactattatttatattaatatagaaATAATATAGAAGACTATTTTATACTTCCAAATTAGACtacttaaaaaatgaaattgcaaAATTAGAGAATCTTGTGGAGCACTCGTCAATCAGACGAATACGTCGATGCCCAAATTGACCTAAcaatatcatatcatatcatatcatatgcaTCAAACCAATTCCTCTCTCCCTAATACTCCTatcaatttgaaattttgatgaAAACCCTTTTCGTTCCTGCGCCTGTCTGAGTGAGATTCAATCGAATTCTAAAAAAAGAAACCAAAAATGATGACAATGGAAGGAAATATGGATAGGGGGGTGTTGGATGACATAATACGCCGGCTGTTGGAAGGCAAAGGAGGGAAACAGGTGCAGCTTTCGGAGGCCGAGATCCGCCAGCTCTGCGTCAACGCTCGCCAAATTTTCATCTCCGAGCCCAACCTCCTCCAACTCCGCTCCCCTATTAGGATCTGCGGTCTCACTCTCTCTTTTCCTGTTTTTTCGCCCATTCTATGTGATCAAATTTTGCACATACGTGGCATTGGAATTCAGATTAGGTCGCCCGAATTTTTTACAGTGGAATTTTGGGGTTTTTGGTGCTTGATGAAATTCATTAATGCTggatttgtttatatttttgattgGCATGCTGAACGTTTGAGTATGGATTAATTGTATGACCTAGCTTTTTAAGTAATAAAACGCTAATTTAAGGTAATTTAGTTTCTTATAGAAATTCATTGACTAGCTATTGCTGGTTATCATGATGATTTGGGATAATTTATTTGCAGTTATAAAGATTCAAGTTTGTTTCCTTGTCAGCTTCTACATGGTTAATGGTCTTGACTCTTGAGGATGTTGGTACAACTGTGATAATCACTTTGCAATTTATATGATCACTAAATCATCAAGTGCATATAAGTTGTGGGCAAAATCAGATGCTAATTTATAGCCTGTAATGTTGATATGCCTATCCATAGCCTAGTTTGGGAGTAAATCaagttaaaaaaatgttttgaagtagGTCCCATGATTACGCTACTGTGATCTCTTAC is a window of Salvia splendens isolate huo1 chromosome 3, SspV2, whole genome shotgun sequence DNA encoding:
- the LOC121795254 gene encoding E3 ubiquitin-protein ligase RFI2-like isoform X4, giving the protein MQCPNCRKIEKGQWLYANGGRQLPEFSTDDWAHDEDLYDLNYSEMTFGVHWCPFSGLTRLPSSFDEGEFPSSAYHDHVGHHAHFVEHGPASSTTHPCPYIAYFGTTSTSSGNVSDGSNFSNHWSGLSAPSEVRNSYASPSVDAHYHNNWDHPSHVAATNRIGSADQPPIPSVRHGMHPFVVGHSAASRAITSSVLPPYPGTVARPRDRPPLQAHFQQSSSARASLVSAGRRSASHRGLHQVSPVASSSDGFYFFSSNPSGISFQDAERPPRDHFQGWEREQQPGFHVTQVDRDSIWAPFHHPSSNYGVRPRQRHGSERMPSQNRT
- the LOC121795254 gene encoding E3 ubiquitin-protein ligase RFI2-like isoform X3, with the translated sequence MNALNLSLSLWSDNDCIGSAFNVKGAMQCPNCRKIEKGQWLYANGGRQLPEFSTDDWAHDEDLYDLNYSEMTFGVHWCPFSGLTRLPSSFDEGEFPSSAYHDHVGHHAHFVEHGPASSTTHPCPYIAYFGTTSTSSGNVSDGSNFSNHWSGLSAPSEVRNSYASPSVDAHYHNNWDHPSHVAATNRIGSADQPPIPSVRHGMHPFVVGHSAASRAITSSVLPPYPGTVARPRDRPPLQAHFQQSSSARASLVSAGRRSASHRGLHQVSPVASSSDGFYFFSSNPSGISFQDAERPPRDHFQGWEREQQPGFHVTQVDRDSIWAPFHHPSSNYGVRPRQRHGSERMPSQNRT
- the LOC121795254 gene encoding E3 ubiquitin-protein ligase RFI2-like isoform X1, which produces MGLGDADLLDDGDSGDKVSDAVVPCSICLDVVTDAGNRSWAKLQCGHQFHLDCIGSAFNVKGAMQCPNCRKIEKGQWLYANGGRQLPEFSTDDWAHDEDLYDLNYSEMTFGVHWCPFSGLTRLPSSFDEGEFPSSAYHDHVGHHAHFVEHGPASSTTHPCPYIAYFGTTSTSSGNVSDGSNFSNHWSGLSAPSEVRNSYASPSVDAHYHNNWDHPSHVAATNRIGSADQPPIPSVRHGMHPFVVGHSAASRAITSSVLPPYPGTVARPRDRPPLQAHFQQSSSARASLVSAGRRSASHRGLHQVSPVASSSDGFYFFSSNPSGISFQDAERPPRDHFQGWEREQQPGFHVTQVDRDSIWAPFHHPSSNYGVRPRQRHGSERMPSQNRT
- the LOC121795254 gene encoding E3 ubiquitin-protein ligase RFI2-like isoform X2; this translates as MGLGDADLLDDGDSGDKVSDAVVPCSICLDVVTDAGNRSWAKLQCGHQFHLDCIGSAFNVKGAMQCPNCRKIEKGQWLYANGGRQLPEFSTDDWAHDEDLYDLNYSEMTFGVHWCPFSGLTRLPSSFDEGEFPSNHDHVGHHAHFVEHGPASSTTHPCPYIAYFGTTSTSSGNVSDGSNFSNHWSGLSAPSEVRNSYASPSVDAHYHNNWDHPSHVAATNRIGSADQPPIPSVRHGMHPFVVGHSAASRAITSSVLPPYPGTVARPRDRPPLQAHFQQSSSARASLVSAGRRSASHRGLHQVSPVASSSDGFYFFSSNPSGISFQDAERPPRDHFQGWEREQQPGFHVTQVDRDSIWAPFHHPSSNYGVRPRQRHGSERMPSQNRT